The following is a genomic window from Mya arenaria isolate MELC-2E11 chromosome 4, ASM2691426v1.
ATGTTATCTACATTCCGCAATTTCTATCTAAAATACCAGTAATCAATTGTATCTTCAGagagtttatgtttttttcgCATTGTGTTCTaaagtgtgtataattttgactGCAACAGAGTTAATTCTTACTATGCCACTATAAGCAATAATTCAGCGTTAAGAAAGCAGCTGGTATGTGTAACATTTGTGTGGATGCGGTAACAACCATTAAATTAGTCCGATACCGTCGCTCAACGTAAACGTTTCATGGTGCGGGCGGGTTTGGAAACGACGTACAGAATGGCCGCCACGAGGGCAACCACGACAGCGAACAGTGCCAGATAGAAGCTTGCGTGTAGATTGCTGCCGTCCAGGGCGTTCCCGGAACCAAACTCTGCCCCGTACACGATCACCGCTATCAGGTCAACGGCGGCTGAAACAGACAGCATACGACACTGATCATTTCGTTTCAAGTACCGGTAAGTAATCACCAATTCATACTATTTCATTAACTTTCTCAAAACTTATCGAATGTGGTGAAATAGTCGCTCTGTGACCTACCGCCGAACAGTGCGAGGGCGAACGCGATTATGAAGAGCAGAGGGCTGTGAGGGAGGCAGCAGTGGGCGAGCAACCCGCACACCAGGGCCACTGCCATCACGATCAACGCAAGGATCTCGAGCGCTCCGACCGCCACCAGCCAGTCCTCATGCGTCAAAGAGGCTGCAAAATTTAACTCTTCCTCTTATACTCGATAATTGGCAACTACTGCAGATCCTTACACGGTCAATAAATCACATGAATGGAAATCAGTCTGTTATGTATATGTTCTGTTTTGACAAGAATGTTATTGCCCGACCCCCTATTTACCTGCGTTGTACGTTCTACACACGTATACGTCGTTGTTGACGCTTGCGCAGATCTCCCAAAGCCCGTACCACATCCTACTTGCCCCACCCCCAGGCTCTAACCACGCCCAATACGGCAACCCGATACACAGGATCTCCATGACGACCGCAACCACCATCAGCACGTTCGCCACACAAAGAACCACGTTAAGCTAGAGGTAGATCGTGACAACATTCATTATAAAGAAAGACTTCACTAGAGTACCGACATACCATAAATCCTTAACATGTCATCACTTTAAACATAATCGCATTGCAGTTATGACGTTTATAAAATCTGAAAGTTTCATAATTCCCATATTTTCCCCGGTAACAGCAACACAGATAGGTAAATAACGTAGCCATGCCATCTGTTTTGAATCTATTAGTATGATTAATATTAATAGTATAAGAAATAGTTCACAATGCtcatacaaataaaatactattGTTTCGATTTAATGTAGGATAAATTCTTTTGGAGGAATAcgaccatgttttttttatttcagcaagCATATGATTAACttgaaatcattttcaaaataaattagaaagataaataataataatgtattaccGTCATTGTAAATCCTTATTCACGActtaatagttttgtttaagtatatGACCAATTTATGTATATCTCTTTCATTTAACGTTCATAAGATGGAAGTATTGATCCATGCTTATGTTAAACATGGCATCGAGGAGacgtataaatgtttgtatacttTTATCCACCACCCACACAGACTTCTGATTGAAAGTTTACACCTGATTGGCTTTCACACCCTGTGAAAGCATCTACCAATTCATATACGTTTTGCCATGCAacttgataaataaaaacaaattcaagtCTTGttcataatttgcataaaaatatagTTGCATACATGGCGCTAAAGATATATTGTGCAATACGATTGCTCAGATTTCTATTTCCTGTAAGGTTGCTTTCTTTGCTATTGAAACTCGAGGTACGCATGATGACATATCATTTGATTCCTTTTTATGGTCTTGCTTTTATGCTATATGTGTTTTAATGTGCTGGTTTCatagttgtacatgtatttcaaaccGAAAATGAAAAGATGTCGAAAATGAAGTAGacgttttttaatgaaaattaaaatagttaaatgtCTGGTCCATCAATCTTTCAGTATATGCATATGGGATCCAAACAAAGGAACGAAACCAAACAATCCCCATTAAACTCTCTTAGGAAACAATCGTA
Proteins encoded in this region:
- the LOC128232651 gene encoding uncharacterized protein LOC128232651; its protein translation is MTLNVVLCVANVLMVVAVVMEILCIGLPYWAWLEPGGGASRMWYGLWEICASVNNDVYVCRTYNAASLTHEDWLVAVGALEILALIVMAVALVCGLLAHCCLPHSPLLFIIAFALALFGAAVDLIAVIVYGAEFGSGNALDGSNLHASFYLALFAVVVALVAAILYVVSKPARTMKRLR